ATTTAAGCAGTCGTTTATTAATCCAATCGAGGCTCAGCCCTTGGcataaataagcataaatatTCGTTTTGGATCTCATACAATGAAGCAAGTTAGGAAAGCTTATTAACAGATGACTTGAATCTAATCCACATGTCAAATCTCAGGGCCTAATTCCATCAAATACCTTCTTATGTACTATCATATATCATCATGTATGCCATATACACGTATTGGTATTCTGATCACTGCTGGGCATTCTCcatatttctaattttgaaAGCCCCCATTTTATGTTagtgagagagaaaatttgAACCCCAACTAAACTACCACATGGCAAATTAGATAAAATTTGAACCCCTACTAAATTACCACATGGCAAATCTTGCTCAAGGCATCACCTTGCTTGCATTACAAAACCTAGTTAAGAAAAGCTTGGGCTGCAAGTTTATGCATGAGATGAGGAGATTACAGTTCAGCTAGGCCTATTTGTTTGACAGAGAAAAGTAGAAAAAGCAAAAAGAGCGAGAAACTTGTCTTAGTTTCCCACAAATATGAATGTTTGGATAAATGGGATGAGAAAAtttaatagataaataaattcTTTAAGTGCACTTACTGTTGTATGTGGCATTCAACTTTTTCCAATCCCACTCATTTCCAAAGTCTTAACATGGAAAGGTTACTtattttgtctctctctctctcttttccataGAATCTCACCCCACTTACATTTCCACTCTTTCCCATCAAATGCTACCCcattaaaaaattacatattccattattttctttccttctctctttatCAACACAGTCCACAACATGTGAAACCCACCCTTACAAAATTTCCATCCCTTTTACACGTCAAATTACCAGGAccttaaagaaagagaaatccgAAAAATAAGTCTATTCTAGATTGTGTGCACAAAGTGTGGGGGACAATGCAGTATGAACTTGTAAAATGCCAAGAATTTTGCATTCATCAATAATTTCTTACGAGACAAAGCAACTGAGAGGCATATCCTCCCAATCTCGAGTTTCTTTTAATATGGCAGAACTGGATCTCTAGCCTGTCCCATCAAAAGCCAGGAAGGGGCATTATTAAGGTTAAGAATACAACAAAGGAGGAGAGGGATAattggccaagaaaatcaatgttTCATAATTGTTGAAGGTCACTCCACCATTCCATCTCTCACCAGCTCTTCTAACCCTTTTTGTAGTCTCCCTGCAGCCTCTTTACAGTCAGCCTCCATAAGCCCACCGAAGGATATCCGGATATAACCTGCACCCCCACTTGCGCTTCCAGGGATTACAACCACCCCATGCTTCCGCGCAAGCCACCGTACAACCTCAAAGTCATCAGAATATTTTTCTGGAAGTCTAGCCCATAGGTAGATCGCACCTTCCCCACCTTTTACTGCATCCTCTCCAAGGGGTGAGAGTGCCTCCAAGATGACTGCTCTGTTCTTGACAAGGTCCTTCACCTGGTCTCTGACCCACTCAGGTCCAACTTCTAGGGAGTACAGAGCCAGCCGTTGTGAGATTATGGATGCACAGATCGGTATGTTGTCTTGAACCTTGAGAAGCTGAGCTTCAAGACCCTCCACCTCTATTGGATACGCTATCTGCACACATGCATCGAACAAACAGCCCAGCCAAAAAATTATCTTCCTCTGCCTGATCTATCATTTTCAATGGCAATGATCAATTTACAATGCAGAAGTATGAAATCCAAGAGAGAGCAAAGGGAGGCAAAATTTTGATCGTAAGTCATAAGAAGAATCCATTAGCACCATTCCTATACCGATGACATAAAGTCAAGCATATAAAGATTGTACTAAAACCCAGATGGTTCCCTAGCAATTATTGCTCAGATTGGTCTTGGATCTGACAGATTCAAACTACAGATCAGCCACTCTAGTGAACAAATACCTCATTGGTAGTGGATCAGCAAATCCACTGAACAAGATAGATCAGTCCAATAATCCTTATCACATTACAAGGCCTAGGAGATCCTTAAATTTCttttccattgaaaaaaaaaagctaaaaatGTCTACTTAtattctattttcatttctcatcATAAAAAAGCTATNNNNNNNNNNNNNNNNNNNNNNNNNNNNNNNNNNNNNNNNNNNNNNNNNNNNNNNNNNNNNNNNNNNNNNNNNNNNNNNNNNNNNNNNNNNNNNNNNNNNTATACATATATATGTCTCATTTGATTCCAGAGCTTAGCATTTgtttgtgtctaagagatttgttaagaagcttgatgtgccatctaGGACCTTAGAATGGAAGTTAGTGGTTAGCTCACCTACAGACACTGTAAAACAGTTAAAAGAAGTCTGTGGGTAGTGTTTAGTTGAGATTAAAGGAAATAAGCtagatgcccagcttatcaaattcaacatgcaaaattATGATGTCGTTTTGGGTATAGATTGGTTATCGACACATCGAGCAATTGTGATGTGTGtcgagaaacaagttaagatgAAGGATGACGAAGGAGtagagcttgtgtatcaagctGAAAGGTCAAAGTGACCTAGAAAGACCATTATCTCGCATTCCAGGCGGAGCaattattagaagatggatgtcagggttaccttgcatcagtactagatgtggatgcaaaggttacgcCATTAGAGGAATTAGGAgtagtcaaggaattccctgATGTCTTCCCAAATAATCTAACCCAACTACTGCCTGATAGAGAGCTAGATTTTGCCATTGATCTAATTTTTGCTaccccagtgtctaaagctctgtATAAAATGGCACCGACCGAATTAAAAGATCTACAAACACAAttgcaagatttgttgaaaaatggatttatacgcccaagtgtctCACTTGGGGTGCACTAgtcttatttgtcaagaagaaggatggtagtctgcgtatgtgcatagattactaGGAACTGAATaagttgaccattaagaaccgatatccattaCAGCACATCGACAATCTATTTGACCAACTGTAATGTGCTAAgttgttttcaaagattgatcttagattGGGTcactatcagctcaagataaagagtagtcatataccaaagacaacttttagaacccgatatgatcattatgaattcttagtgttgtctttcggactaaccaatgcaccagctacttttattgatttaatgaatcggatattttatgatgtcctcgataagtGGGTCACCATTTTCactgatgacatcttgatttactcaaagtcaaaagaaaaacatacaAAACACCTGAGGATGGAACTGCAAAGACGAAGAGAACATCAgttatatgccaaattcagtaaacttgaattttggctcaagaaAGTTAGATTTCTAGGACACGTGGtgtttgagaatgggattgaagTGGACCCAGAAAAGGTAAAGGTTATATTAGAGTGggaggcacccaagaatgtCATAGAAATCAGGAGCTTCTTAGACTTAGCAGGCTACTTCCGACGCTTCATTGAAATTTTTTCACGAATTTCGGtgccaatgactaagttgatcaggaaaggtgtaaagtttgaatggtcagaAGAGTGTGACAAGAGCTTTCAAGAGTTAAAGAAACGGTTAGTGTCAGCTcctgtattgaccattccaaatgaTACAAGTAGGATGGTAATCAATACAAACACATccaaaattgggttgggttgtgttctcatgcaacatggcaaggtggtagcatatgcttCCAGATAACTTAAATAGTATAAGCAGAACTACCCCATTCATGATTTAGAGCTGGTGGCAATCATCTTTGCTTTGAAGATCTGGCAtcattatctgtatggggaaaagtgtgaaatatacagtgaccacaaaagtcttaattacttcttcacccaacgagatttaaatatgaggcagagaagatagCTTGAGTTTATAAAgaactatgattgtgatattcagtatcacctgagtaaagctaatgtggtggttGATGCTCTAATTTGGAAGGCTCAGGCAGTTTCACTTTCATACTTAGCTGTCAATTCACAACTGATAAAAGAGGTGGTGTTGATAGATGAAATCCTTCCATACGAAAGAGAAACATTGGAGCTTGAGTATCaaccagatgatgttaagcagttgaCTATATCTTTGGCAGCCTTACAGGTACATCCATCTATCAGACAAGTGGTGATAACGAAACATTCTTTGGATCCCGAGCTACAAAGGATCAGGCTAAAAATTCAAGAGCatacaatgaatgaccctgacttcacaatagccaataaCGAGGCATTACTGTTTTGGGAGAAGTTGTGTGTGCTTGATGACATGGAGATACAGGACAAGATAGTCAAAGACGCACacagttctgaatactcacttcatcccagaagtacaaagatgtacaaagaccttaaacaaagctattggtggccagcaatgaagaccactattgccttgtatgtagCAAAATGTATCGTGTGTCAGAACGTCAAAGCAAAAATgcatcgaccatatggtacCCTACAGCCACTTCCCATACCGAAggggaaatgggataggatcaccatggactttgtcacagggctacctcgtacacccaagggaatggatgaaATTTGGGTGGTATttgacaggcttactaagactgctcatttcatctCAAGCAGGACCAATTATTCCATAAACAAGTTATctcaactttatatggataacatagtcctTTTACTTGGAGTACTggtaagcattgtgtcagaAAGAGACCCGAGATTCACATTGAGATTCTAAAAGATTCTCTAACAAACCTTGGGGACATAAGTGAATATGAGTACTTCTTTTCATCCATAGACCGATGGGCAATCAAAacaaaccatacaaatactagaagatatgcttAGAGCCTATGCAATGAAAATGAGCAGTAGTTAGGAAGagtacatacctcttatggagtttgcctataataatagctatcaaaccacaattaggatggctccgtatgaggcattgtatggcaggaagtgtaggacacccctatattgggatAAAGTAGGTGAGCAATGGatgcttggaccagaaatgatacagatggcgtgtgacaaggtcgacgtcatTCAGGAAAGGATTAGGGCAGCACAATCacgccaaaagagctatgtagacaaCCGCtagaaagacattgaattctaaaaggggagaaagtatttctcaaaatctctcctaccagagggttgcatagattccacaggaagggcaagctaGGTTCGAGGTATATTGGCTCATTTGAAATCTTAGCTCGAGTCAGCTCCGTAacatatatgttggctcttccaccttccctcagcaatTTTCACAATGTGTTCTACGTGTTTATGCTGAAGcagtacatccatgatccatcacatttGCTGCCCATGGAACCaaaatatttagaagctgatatgacctacgaaGAATAGCCCGCTGAAATCCTagatcaaaaaataaagattctTCGCAATCGCTCCATCGCTTTTGTGAAATTCCATGGGTCaatcattcacttaaagaagcatcttgggaaaaagaagatgatatcCCATCCAAATATCCTCATATTTTTGGACAATAAGGTACTATAATTTCGATAACGAAATTTTTAAAAGGGGGTTTTAAAAGTGATACCCTACTCTCTAAACCTAGTCTAATTTTTtgattggttcaatttggtcttACAGGACCTGAACCCAAGTGAGCCAAGGCGAGTACCTTATAGAACATGATGgaaagggtgactctgaactcaagTTGGCTAGAAGAGTTGGAGTCGGTGCCTAATGAAATccgtgtacccaagccgtgcacttgcacgtatcaccaGGCCATGTAtacacaataaaggtacatggTTGTATTCTATGTTATGTACGCGTGTTAATCGATTACCAAGAGTGGAATACATGTCGAAGTCGAACCCCATCAAAAATCCTaattatttggctaagttttggcctattggtgggtggtcatggtGGGTCGgtcccaccagtgtgacctaccactctaaTCTGTAAATATttttaccccactataaatagcatttattactttcttcaacctcatttattgttttacacggtgagtgaaaaaagtaaaaaagagagagaaaagaaggagagagaaggaaagaaggaagaaatggagaagaagatgatcattgTGTTCAAGACCTGAACCCAAGTGAGCCGAggcgagtaccttatggaatatgatggcaagggtgactctgaactcaggttggctaGATGGGTTGGAGTCGGTGCCTAATGAAGTCCGTGTACCCAAGCAgcgcacttgcacatatcactaGGCATGTAtacacaataaaggtacatagTTGTATTCTATGTTAAGTAAGCGTGTTAATCGATTACCAAGAGTGGAATACGTGTCGGGTTTGAACCccatcgaaaatcccaatgATTTGGCTAAGTTTTTGCCTATTGGTGGGTGATTATGGATGGGTCGGTCTcactagtgtgacctaccactctgatctttaaatatttttatcccactataaatagcatttattactttcttcaccctcatttatCATTTTACACGGTgagtgagaaaagtaaagaagagtgagaaaaggagagagaagggaagaagaaggaagaaatggggaagaagatgatcattgTGCATCGCCAGGGTTAGACATCTTGAATCTAACACCTGATTAGCGACCCTCATCTCAAGATCTACACTTTGAGTTGAGTAAAGACagtatttcttaaaccctaatAAAACCCAAAGTGAAATCCgatgatttgggtaggaatcctttagatcttattAATCTCTCTtgggaatgtgaatctaaggtttaataaaggacctacatgttgtttatgaaggatttaaagGAAGAACTTGTGAGATTTGTGAAgaatttgttgatctcttgagctaaagagaagatttgaggttttttaagtgttcttgagcaaagaggtaaaacccaagctcAGAACTTTGAATcgaacctagatctatgttggaatagtgatatggaaccttagatttgtggaaaatacGGTTGAATCAACCTGTGgcggtttccccaaggtgggatgaagaatgggagtgaaCAGTAAAATCTCGATTCCTATTGGTGGGTGCCCTGAAAGTGGATAGAACCAACAATCCGAGCCCATCGGTCCCGACAGTGTCCTGGGTTGAGCAGCGAGCAAGGACCAATGAGCACCTAGCCTGGCACTCTTGGCCTGTAAGTCCAGGCAGTGTCCCTGGATCGATAGGCGAGCAAGGActagtgggtgccttgcccaccAATCTGACTTCTTAGGTTTCGATTTGGCCCAAATTCGTCGAGcaaccttctctagtgattttagacatgttgggatcatcatacctcattggttatgagcctaaagtggagatatactaagctcgacctcttttatgataggttgaaGTAGGAACTCACATCATCGCATGTCAGATCTCCCTTGTACCAAGGATGATCATTGTACTcaattaggtaagtgggaagacgacattgactttatttttaaagtgtttttgcatcattccataaTTGTTGtaaactagccatgtcatcatttcattattgtgtgtagccTAGTCATCCTTGAATGTCAtgtgcatgcattgatgtgtgcattataaaattcatttatgacttgatataCTGATATCTTaaattgttaaatgcttattcatactttgagatatgagatttatgactttaaattattgaatatgatgtattgttagactagatgttgtagtcggcttggacacaaATGCATTAATGGCCTGTGGAATaggacgcagtggcactatgcagtcgtactatctcatataggagcatgcggttaggaatgatATATCCTTATGCTATGACCCATCCCAACAGGTGTTTAGTTGTTggatatatcactggggggaagcccgaggttgtgtaccaacgatGGCAATTAAAAGTACGCCTGGCCGATcactaggacagtcggcaacttTCGTGATATAATAAGAGAGCCAATCATACTGATTTAAAATTAATGCAGGGaaaacccattttactttaatataGGGAAAGGCTCATTTTAATTCAATGCAAGCAAagcccattttacttttcagTACCCAGGCTGGCCTTTTTtggcaaccctatgggcattcgCACACTGTGGTTGCAAGCAGCATATGACATATGACCTAGATGTGATGTGTAGGTGGTTTAAGAttataaaaatggacttgcatacatataggtacatttgtattgtgaatgaTTGCTTGATCTTTTtgttcacttactgggctagtgaactcatcccacatgtgcaccactttttagatgatcttacaggTTATCCGGCCGAGGAGCTAAAGCGGGGGCCCACTATGGAGTTTCCAGCTAAAGACTGGTGAGTCCCAGAAGATCTTAGGCACAGGATCGAGTGCCGTGCGAGAGTTATATTGTGGGACAGCATCATTGATACCAACctgggtttcttttttattattttatgatgtacCCATTTTGTGCTGTGGATGTAgaaattgtaattcttgtgcATATATCACGTCTTCGGGCCCACATGCATatttattatgtaatacaatttgggtatcaagagtattggggtatttacaagtatatacaTATAAGACTTTCgttgaaatataaaaattattttctttagttgtgggtatgctgtgtagtggttactgtatcagatgatcctgataggtttaTGATTAGtaggtgttaactcgatcatcgATCCAATTCtttgtgaacggggtgtgataacCTTCCCCGATCAGGAGGCCAGTCACCTTCCAACACCTGTCCTTCACCCTTGAGCAtggccactctctctctctccatcttgttgggattgatttgatttctctGTTGCTAACCTTACAGAACTGTTAAGCGTGAGTGgaatccctaaaccaagattGAAGTTTGCTTCACGAACTGTGATGAAGAACTATGCAAtaggagtccttctactgagatcttctgcatcCTCTTacgttggggttttctctcaatctCTGCACTTGCTTTTTttagaaagcagtgctcccaaaacaAATAATTGTGCAAGTCAAGCCTATACCCTTCCAGCAATAAAGCACCCTTCATAAAACTATGGAGGGGTAAGCCTTCTTTCATTCCCTTTTATTGCATCTcatttggattttacacaaAAAGTTGCTCCTTTTTTACTAAGCACAGCTCACTGCTACCCCCAGTATTGTGCATTCAGTTACATAGTTTTCTATATGGATTTTGGTATAGCTTCTTATTTCAAAGATGTAGATTAGGTTCTCTTTtgtctaccatttttttttccagaagttTTAGACCTTATTTGCGATTTTCTCTAAATTTCCTTCCCTTGCTGGTCTGTCTTTAGTCTAAGATTCCCATTATTTCTCATATTACATCCTTTGTTCTGAGATTACCACCCAATAAATACAATCTTAAAAATAAAGTTTCataattacacaaaaagaataaaaaagaatagaatatGACATCAATCATCTCATAATGCTCCATAAACATAGTCCTCACAAACGTTGTCAGGGTCTTGCTCCACATATTTCTGAGTCCTTGATTCCTCGACCACGCTAGCTGGTGCCTCGCCAATCTTTGATGTTTGTACACTTGTATCACCATATAAGAAGGGGACACAAAAGTGGGATGAGCTTCACAAAACCCAGTAAAGGGTGGGAGCATGCAAGCATAACAATCATTATGATGCAATTA
This genomic stretch from Macadamia integrifolia cultivar HAES 741 chromosome 2, SCU_Mint_v3, whole genome shotgun sequence harbors:
- the LOC122065011 gene encoding aromatic aminotransferase ISS1-like, translating into MAKSSSLSGSSWVRLFGKTSGNSLTTPNSSNGIAYPIEVEGLEAQLLKVQDNIPICASIISQRLALYSLEVGPEWVRDQVKDLVKNRAVILEALSPLGEDAVKGGEGAIYLWARLPEKYSDDFEVVRWLARKHGVVVIPGSASGGAGYIRISFGGLMEADCKEAAGRLQKGLEELVRDGMVE